Proteins from a single region of Apium graveolens cultivar Ventura chromosome 7, ASM990537v1, whole genome shotgun sequence:
- the LOC141674251 gene encoding uncharacterized protein LOC141674251, which produces MELQTAHGIEVDNYAASGERETSRGLNQIGNLQRSGSTRWSSHFNCICSLIDRFGSIITLLENINNCSSSSNYERGEDRGSLKAPKSFDFLFMLYLMHKIMGLTNLLCRALQDMNARYMDMYPFCVIQIADISLEELRYRFDDDVVQLLRLSTSLEPNNNFRLLDIEHICTLIATFYPDDFGQQEMYQLKLQFDHYKIDVVDHAEFQYLSTLSDLCLRLVDTGKTK; this is translated from the exons atggaGTTACAGACTGCACATGGAATAGAGGTTGACAATTATGCGGCAAGTGGAGAACGTGAGACTAGTAGGGGACTTAATCAGATTGGGAATTTACAACGATCGGGATCCACAAGGTGGAGTTCTCACTTTAATTGTATTTGCAGCTTGATTGATAGGTTTGGTTCAATAATTACTTTATTGGAAAATATTAATAATTGTAGCAGTTCTTCTAACTATGAGCGTGGAGAAGATAGAGGTTCTTTAAAGGCACCAAAATCATTTGACTTTCTATTTATGCTATACTTGATGCATAAGATCATGGGCCTTACAAATTTGCTTTGTCGAGCATTACAAG ATATGAATGCTCGTTATATGGATATGTATCCGTTCTGTGTGATACAAATAGCTGATATATCA TTAGAAGAGCTACGTTATAGATTCGATGATGATGTTGTGCAACTTTTGAGATTAAGCACATCTTTGGAACCAAATAACAATTTTAGGTTGTTAGATATTGAGCATATTTGTACACTTATTGCTACCTTTTATCCTGATGATTTTGGACAACAAGAGATGTACCAGCTTAAACTTCAATTTGATCATTACAAGATTGATGTGGTTGACCATGCTGAATTTCAGTATTTGTCTACTCTTTCTGATTTATGTCTACGACTAGTTGATACGGGAAAGACAAAATAA